Proteins from a single region of Allocatelliglobosispora scoriae:
- a CDS encoding RecQ family ATP-dependent DNA helicase, with translation MSANKTGAATTGDLERLREAAARLFGWETLRPAQAESMAHVMAGRDTLVVSPTGSGKSAIYQVPAVLLNGTTIVVSPLIALQRDQVKGLIERGAAGAHVVNSSRSARANSEAFEALQSGDAEFIFLAPEQLAKDEVIAELAEAKPSLFVVDEAHCVSSWGHDFRPDYLRLGEVIERLGHPAVLALTATASPPVRADIVERLGMRDPVQVVKGFDRPNIRLEVSREVTAREKRREIIERIVALDPPGLLYVQTRAETDEYAEALRQVGEEAYAYHAGLAPAERAAVHDAFLASDRVIVVATSAFGMGIDKPDVHFVVHAAPAESLDSYYQQIGRAGRDGEPATAVLYFRPEDLRLPRFFSSGTVDSELLTGVAGAIRDASGPIRIDDIAEALDVTRARVTRSANLLQQAGAITSGADGLSWTDESTDPAEAVAAAAAEAEKMRTIELTRVEMMRGYAETEDCRRHFLLGYFGEELPGLCGSCDSCEDGTATARAGIDTGFAVQSRVRHAEWGPGIVMREENDRITVLFEEVGYRTLSLKAVAARNLLVAA, from the coding sequence ATGAGTGCGAACAAAACCGGCGCCGCGACCACCGGCGATCTCGAACGGTTGCGGGAAGCCGCGGCAAGGCTCTTCGGCTGGGAGACGCTGCGACCGGCGCAGGCCGAGTCGATGGCGCACGTGATGGCCGGGCGGGACACCCTCGTCGTCTCGCCGACCGGCTCGGGCAAGTCGGCGATCTACCAGGTCCCCGCCGTGCTGCTCAACGGCACGACGATCGTCGTCTCGCCGCTGATCGCGCTCCAGCGCGACCAGGTCAAGGGCCTGATCGAGCGGGGTGCCGCGGGCGCGCACGTCGTCAACTCGTCGCGGTCGGCCCGGGCCAACAGCGAGGCCTTCGAGGCCCTGCAGTCCGGCGATGCCGAGTTCATCTTCCTCGCACCGGAGCAGCTCGCGAAGGACGAGGTGATCGCCGAGCTCGCCGAGGCGAAGCCGTCGCTCTTCGTCGTCGACGAGGCCCACTGCGTCTCGTCCTGGGGCCACGACTTCCGGCCGGACTACCTGCGCCTCGGCGAGGTGATCGAGCGCCTCGGCCACCCGGCGGTGCTGGCGCTGACCGCCACCGCGTCGCCGCCGGTGCGGGCCGACATCGTCGAGCGGCTGGGGATGCGCGACCCGGTGCAGGTCGTGAAGGGCTTCGACCGGCCCAACATCCGGCTCGAGGTGTCGCGCGAGGTCACCGCCCGCGAGAAGCGCCGCGAGATCATCGAGCGGATCGTCGCGCTGGATCCGCCCGGCCTACTCTACGTCCAGACCAGGGCAGAGACGGATGAGTACGCCGAAGCCCTCCGCCAGGTCGGCGAGGAGGCGTACGCGTACCACGCCGGACTGGCACCGGCCGAGCGGGCGGCGGTGCACGACGCGTTCCTCGCCTCCGATCGAGTCATCGTCGTGGCGACCTCCGCCTTCGGCATGGGCATCGACAAGCCCGACGTCCACTTCGTGGTGCACGCGGCCCCCGCCGAGTCGTTGGACTCGTACTACCAGCAGATCGGCCGCGCCGGCCGCGACGGCGAACCCGCCACCGCGGTGCTCTACTTCCGCCCCGAGGACCTGCGGCTGCCGCGCTTCTTCTCCTCCGGCACCGTCGACTCCGAGCTGCTCACCGGCGTCGCCGGGGCGATCCGCGACGCGAGCGGCCCGATCCGCATCGACGACATCGCCGAGGCGCTCGACGTGACCCGGGCCCGGGTCACCCGCTCGGCCAACCTGCTCCAGCAGGCCGGTGCGATCACCAGCGGCGCCGACGGCTTGAGCTGGACCGACGAGTCCACCGACCCGGCCGAGGCGGTCGCCGCGGCGGCCGCGGAGGCGGAGAAGATGCGGACGATCGAGCTGACCCGGGTGGAGATGATGCGCGGCTACGCCGAGACCGAGGACTGCCGGCGGCACTTCCTGCTCGGCTACTTCGGCGAGGAGCTGCCGGGGCTGTGCGGATCGTGCGACTCCTGCGAGGACGGCACCGCCACCGCACGGGCCGGGATCGACACGGGTTTCGCCGTGCAGTCCCGGGTACGCCACGCCGAGTGGGGTCCGGGCATCGTCATGCGCGAGGAGAACGACCGCATCACCGTCCTCTTCGAGGAGGTCGGCTACCGAACCCTGTCGTTGAAGGCAGTCGCGGCGCGGAACCTGCTCGTGGCGGCCTGA
- a CDS encoding C40 family peptidase, protein MHVQVCVAAAGLWTSPQAARQLDELVLGHPADLSAWAAAQGPAERRQLWGRLDTQVLLGETVIVDQIDDGWARVIVPDQPSRRDHRGYPGYLPLAQLAEAATPTGERVVVTVPVTEVLAGPGGAVLIPDVSYATVLPSFLREAGGVWVALPGGGRGWLPDAAVAPYAEGGPLPTAKELLGEGRQFLGLMYLAGGLASGSGLDCSGLIHALYRRFGLVVPRDAADMAGVGDEVPLEKLAPGDLMFFRKPDTGFVYHVGICAEVIDGWPSMLQASQTDWDTIDTPITELRHGHLHSARRLRS, encoded by the coding sequence ATGCACGTGCAGGTATGCGTCGCCGCCGCCGGACTCTGGACCTCGCCCCAGGCCGCCCGCCAACTCGACGAACTCGTCCTCGGCCACCCCGCCGACCTGTCGGCGTGGGCCGCCGCGCAGGGACCGGCCGAGCGGCGCCAGCTGTGGGGCCGCCTCGACACCCAGGTCCTGCTCGGCGAGACCGTCATCGTCGACCAGATCGACGATGGCTGGGCCCGGGTCATCGTCCCCGACCAGCCGTCCCGCCGCGATCATCGCGGCTACCCCGGTTACCTGCCGCTGGCCCAGCTCGCCGAGGCGGCCACGCCGACGGGGGAGCGGGTCGTGGTGACGGTTCCGGTCACCGAGGTGCTCGCCGGTCCCGGCGGTGCCGTGCTGATCCCCGACGTGAGCTACGCGACGGTGCTGCCGTCGTTCCTCCGGGAGGCCGGCGGTGTCTGGGTGGCCCTGCCCGGCGGCGGTCGGGGCTGGCTCCCCGATGCGGCGGTCGCGCCGTATGCCGAGGGCGGCCCCCTGCCGACGGCGAAGGAGCTGCTCGGCGAGGGGCGGCAGTTCCTCGGGCTGATGTATCTCGCGGGCGGCCTGGCGAGCGGTTCCGGGCTGGACTGCAGCGGGCTGATCCACGCGCTCTACCGCCGGTTCGGGCTGGTCGTGCCGCGTGACGCCGCCGACATGGCGGGGGTGGGCGACGAGGTGCCGCTGGAGAAGCTGGCGCCCGGCGACCTGATGTTCTTCCGCAAGCCGGACACCGGGTTCGTCTATCACGTCGGGATCTGCGCCGAGGTGATCGACGGATGGCCGTCGATGCTGCAGGCGTCCCAGACCGACTGGGACACGATCGACACCCCGATCACCGAGCTTCGGCACGGCCACCTCCACAGCGCCCGCCGCCTGCGCAGCTGA
- a CDS encoding branched-chain amino acid aminotransferase, with product MTTLVDTRPSKVMANPGHGDAFTDHMVTAHWTRADGWTVPQLGPLVNLSMHPGMIGLHYAQVVFEGLKAFVQADGSIAAFRPRDNAARFARSAARLAMPEVPASMFLSAVEEVVRADADWLLDNPQHTLYLRPLLYASEAQLMLRASNEYTFLMMAFLAGGFFGDQVDPVSVLVSRDFTRAVPGGTGNVKCAANYGPSLLAQRQAQEAGCQQVVWLDAAEHRFIEEMGGMNLFFVRGSGADARLVTPELTGTLLPGMTRNSLLTIAAREGYAVSEERITVDEWRDQCLSGAITETFACGTAAVVTPVGRVRDRDGDFMIGTGTMGAVTRRLRAALLDVQHGRTADPAGWLHPITI from the coding sequence ATGACCACCCTTGTCGACACCCGCCCCAGCAAGGTCATGGCGAACCCCGGGCACGGCGACGCCTTCACCGACCACATGGTGACCGCGCACTGGACGCGCGCGGACGGCTGGACCGTGCCGCAGCTCGGCCCGCTCGTCAACCTCTCGATGCACCCCGGCATGATCGGGCTGCACTACGCGCAGGTCGTCTTCGAAGGGCTTAAGGCGTTCGTGCAGGCAGACGGCTCGATCGCGGCGTTTCGGCCCCGCGACAACGCGGCTCGCTTCGCCCGCTCGGCGGCCCGGCTCGCCATGCCCGAGGTGCCCGCGTCGATGTTCCTCTCGGCGGTCGAGGAGGTCGTCCGGGCCGACGCGGACTGGCTGCTCGACAACCCGCAGCACACCCTCTATCTCCGGCCGCTGCTCTACGCCAGCGAGGCGCAGCTCATGCTCCGCGCCTCCAACGAGTACACGTTCCTGATGATGGCGTTCCTCGCGGGCGGGTTCTTCGGCGATCAGGTCGACCCCGTCTCCGTCCTGGTCAGCCGCGACTTCACCCGGGCCGTCCCCGGCGGCACCGGCAACGTCAAGTGCGCAGCCAACTACGGTCCGTCGCTGCTCGCCCAGCGCCAGGCCCAGGAGGCGGGCTGCCAGCAGGTCGTCTGGCTCGACGCCGCCGAGCACCGGTTCATCGAGGAGATGGGCGGGATGAACCTCTTCTTCGTCCGCGGCAGCGGCGCCGACGCCCGCCTCGTCACCCCGGAGCTGACCGGAACGCTGCTGCCCGGCATGACCCGCAACAGCCTGCTCACGATCGCCGCCCGGGAGGGCTACGCGGTGAGCGAGGAGCGGATCACCGTCGACGAGTGGCGGGACCAGTGCCTCTCCGGCGCGATCACCGAGACCTTCGCCTGCGGCACCGCAGCGGTGGTCACCCCCGTCGGCCGGGTACGCGACCGGGACGGCGACTTCATGATCGGCACCGGCACGATGGGAGCGGTGACACGGCGGCTGCGGGCGGCGCTCCTCGATGTCCAGCACGGCCGCACCGCCGACCCGGCCGGCTGGCTCCACCCGATCACGATCTGA
- a CDS encoding nuclear transport factor 2 family protein, with protein MIAPGNIATKTMTHGEAMVRRYYECVDNNDVEGLVALFQPDAVYRRPGYPAMVGHAEMAAFYRGGRKFSGGAHAFTAVLDTGTHVAVHGEFAGTLHGGTSMTLRFADFFEVGADGLFSRRDTYYFAPLG; from the coding sequence ATGATCGCACCAGGCAACATCGCCACCAAGACGATGACTCACGGCGAGGCGATGGTCCGCCGCTACTACGAGTGCGTCGACAACAACGACGTGGAGGGGCTCGTCGCCCTCTTCCAGCCCGACGCCGTCTATCGCCGGCCCGGATACCCGGCGATGGTCGGCCACGCCGAGATGGCCGCCTTCTATCGGGGCGGGCGAAAGTTCTCCGGCGGCGCCCACGCCTTCACGGCGGTGCTCGACACCGGCACCCACGTCGCGGTGCACGGCGAGTTCGCGGGCACCCTGCACGGCGGCACGTCGATGACGCTGCGCTTCGCCGACTTCTTCGAGGTCGGCGCCGACGGGCTCTTCTCCCGTCGCGACACCTACTACTTCGCCCCGCTCGGCTGA